One region of Myxocyprinus asiaticus isolate MX2 ecotype Aquarium Trade chromosome 38, UBuf_Myxa_2, whole genome shotgun sequence genomic DNA includes:
- the LOC127429194 gene encoding coiled-coil domain-containing protein 92-like → MDRSTVAEQVENVERNVSFLQQEHRILLTGLCLEIRNLKKRCNDLSCYLSERPPVRSREEIALEEELLQERLLETEQHLAEQESALVELRGELRKKGALASALQVRLRDEERRFLEELKRRSHKIMTLSRDLCKQTDVAAQLSFQLHSAHFRLYHQTEDNEEEEEKAEDEGGAMQESDWAASSPWASPVAAESSRQSRASGRMRRSEKVRECVPRERVLGPEEPRPMPDPALFLYPFRHRLLPLHRSLGGRWREGGLSETQIGRFRDRPLREDIGAETTEL, encoded by the exons ATGGATAGATCCACAGTAGCCGAACAGGTGGAGAATGTGGAGCGTAATGTATCATTCTTGCAGCAAGAACACAGGATCCTCCTGACTGGTCTATGCCTTGAGATACGCAACTTGAAGAAACGATGCAATG ACCTGAGTTGTTATCTGAGTGAAAGGCCACCCGTAAGAAGCCGAGAAG AAATCGCTCTAGAGGAAGAGTTGCTGCAGGAACGATTATTGGAGACAGAGCAGCATCTGGCTGAGCAAGAGAGCGCACTGGTGGAGCTGCGGGGAGAACTACGGAAAAAGGGGGCTCTAGCGAGTGCACTTCAGGTTCGACTTAGAGATGAGGAGCGGCGATTCCTGGAGGAGCTGAAGCGGCGCAGTCATAAGATTATGACACTGAGTCGTGACCTCTGCAAGCAGACTGATGTGGCCGCTCAACTCTCCTTCCAACTGCATTCTGCACACTTTCGTCTCTACCACCAGACAGAGGACAatgaagaagaggaggaaaaAGCGGAGGATGAAGGAGGAGCCATGCAG GAATCAGATTGGGCTGCAAGCTCCCCGTGGGCATCTCCAGTAGCAGCGGAAAGCTCACGACAAAGCCGTGCTTCAGGAAGGATGAGGCGATCGGAGAAAGTGAGAGAATGCGTGCCCCGTGAAAGGGTGCTTGGACCCGAGGAGCCTCGCCCCATGCCTGACCCCGCTCTCTTCCTTTACCCTTTCAGACATAGGCTCCTCCCTTTGCACAGATCACTTGGAGGCCGCTGGCGGGAAGGTGGCCTTTCGGAGACTCAGATTGGTAGATTCAGGGACCGACCATTGAGAGAGGATATTGGAGCAGAGACTACAGAATTATAA